In Hyphomicrobiales bacterium, a genomic segment contains:
- a CDS encoding 5-(carboxyamino)imidazole ribonucleotide synthase, which produces MSDTQLKLGSTIGILGSGQLGRMLALAASPLGFRCHVYCPTTGPAFDVCVEGMTAKYEDRAALAEFAKGVDVITYEFENIPIETVEFLSQFCPVRPNPNALQVSQDRLSEKKFIQSCGARVARFAPVDNAGDLETALQAFGGNGVLKTRRFGYDGKGQIMLRADNPINASDAIDQLGNVPLILEELIGFSKEVSVIGVRGIDGATCSFDVAENVHENHILKTSTVPASIPVNTNTQAGQIAEKILSALDYIGAMGVEFFILEEDGETQLIVNEIAPRVHNSGHWTMDACAYSQFELHVRAICGWPLQPTDRHSNVIMTNLIGDNINEWPDYAAAKNAHFHDYAKHDARKGRKMGHVNTLTARNEL; this is translated from the coding sequence ATGAGCGATACGCAATTAAAACTAGGATCAACAATCGGCATTTTGGGCAGCGGACAATTGGGTCGTATGCTCGCTCTTGCAGCAAGCCCGCTTGGGTTTCGTTGCCATGTCTATTGCCCAACGACAGGACCGGCTTTTGATGTCTGCGTCGAAGGCATGACAGCAAAATATGAAGACAGGGCAGCCCTTGCAGAATTTGCAAAAGGCGTTGATGTCATCACCTATGAATTTGAAAACATCCCCATAGAGACCGTTGAGTTTCTATCGCAGTTTTGCCCAGTACGACCAAATCCTAATGCATTACAAGTCTCGCAAGACCGGTTGAGTGAGAAGAAATTCATACAAAGCTGCGGCGCGCGTGTTGCGCGGTTCGCGCCTGTTGATAACGCGGGCGACCTTGAAACAGCTCTTCAAGCATTCGGCGGCAATGGCGTCTTGAAAACCCGTAGGTTTGGTTATGATGGCAAAGGGCAAATTATGCTTCGCGCCGATAACCCTATCAATGCTAGTGACGCAATAGACCAACTCGGCAATGTCCCCCTCATCCTTGAAGAATTAATCGGCTTTAGCAAAGAAGTCTCCGTCATTGGCGTGCGTGGTATTGATGGGGCAACATGCAGCTTTGATGTTGCCGAAAATGTCCACGAAAATCACATCCTAAAAACCTCAACCGTCCCTGCGAGCATTCCTGTCAACACCAACACACAAGCGGGACAAATAGCAGAGAAAATTTTGAGCGCTCTTGATTATATTGGCGCCATGGGTGTGGAATTTTTTATTCTCGAAGAAGATGGGGAAACCCAACTTATCGTCAATGAAATAGCCCCAAGGGTCCATAATTCCGGTCACTGGACGATGGACGCCTGTGCCTATTCTCAGTTTGAATTACATGTCAGAGCCATTTGCGGCTGGCCATTACAACCAACAGACCGACACTCAAATGTCATTATGACCAACTTGATCGGCGACAATATCAACGAATGGCCCGATTATGCAGCTGCTAAAAATGCTCATTTTCACGATTATGCAAAGCATGACGCCCGCAAGGGCCGAAAAATGGGTCATGTCAACACATTAACTGCGCGCAATGAATTGTAA
- the rpsU gene encoding 30S ribosomal protein S21, which translates to MQVLVRDNNVDQALRALKKKMQREGIFREMKLRNFYEKPSEKRAREKAEAIRRSRKLARKKLQREGVLPSKAPPRR; encoded by the coding sequence GTGCAAGTACTGGTCCGCGATAATAACGTCGATCAAGCGCTCCGAGCGCTGAAGAAAAAGATGCAGCGCGAAGGCATCTTCCGCGAAATGAAACTTCGTAATTTTTACGAGAAACCTTCTGAAAAGAGGGCTCGTGAAAAAGCTGAAGCGATTCGCAGATCTCGCAAACTTGCGCGCAAAAAATTGCAGCGTGAGGGTGTATTGCCGAGCAAAGCGCCGCCGCGTCGATAA
- the purE gene encoding 5-(carboxyamino)imidazole ribonucleotide mutase: MANNEAKVAIIMGSQSDWPTMHHAADILNELKIGFEAKIISAHRTPDRLYDFSKGARDAGFHVVIAGAGGAAHLPGMCAAMTPLPVFGVPVQSKALSGKDSLLSIVQMPAGVPVGTLAIGKAGAINAALLAASVLALHDKDLATRLDAWRAAQSDRVAEIPVDDDKA, translated from the coding sequence ATGGCAAATAACGAAGCAAAAGTAGCAATCATCATGGGCAGCCAATCAGACTGGCCTACGATGCATCACGCAGCTGATATCCTTAATGAACTGAAGATTGGCTTTGAGGCAAAAATTATTTCTGCCCACCGCACACCAGACAGACTCTACGATTTTTCAAAAGGCGCCAGAGATGCAGGCTTTCATGTTGTGATTGCCGGTGCTGGTGGCGCGGCCCATCTGCCCGGCATGTGCGCAGCCATGACACCTTTGCCTGTGTTTGGCGTTCCCGTGCAATCAAAAGCGCTTTCAGGCAAAGATAGCCTTTTATCCATTGTACAAATGCCCGCAGGCGTTCCTGTCGGCACCCTAGCTATTGGCAAAGCGGGAGCAATCAATGCCGCCCTTCTGGCCGCCAGCGTTCTAGCCCTTCATGACAAAGACCTTGCAACGCGGCTTGATGCGTGGCGTGCGGCACAAAGTGACCGCGTTGCTGAAATCCCTGTTGATGACGATAAGGCGTAA